Proteins found in one Nocardia brasiliensis ATCC 700358 genomic segment:
- the argS gene encoding arginine--tRNA ligase — protein sequence MTHPGVVPLLDRVADAVSDAIGRTRPELAGADPVLRRSERADFQSNAALALAERLGVRPAEYATELVAALAPGTDRPVATAAVSGPGFVNITVPDRVLWAQVAARLADVRLGVPATEHGRRTVLDYSAPNIAKEMHVGHLRTTIIGDSLARVLGFLGAVVIRQNHLGDWGTQFGMLIQYLDEHPDVRWRHDDVAAEGTAVSALDRLYRAARAAFDADPDFAVRSRARVVALQAGDSRTLDRWRDIVAESERAFAAIYAKLGVLLTPDDSVGESFYNPLLSGVVAELLEQGVAVDSNGATVVFSTEVTGPDDAPVPLMVRKSDGGYGYDTTDLATIRYRIDALHAQRLLYVTDSRQALHFRLIFETARRAGWLRDGIEAEHVPFGTVLGPDGTPFKTRAGGTVRLGDLLDDAVARARAVVAAKNPGLTDAELDAIATQSGIGAVKYADLSTARVKDYTFDLDRMVAFTGNTAVYLQYAHARIRSLLGKAGAPEPVVAIDSPLAAAERALVLTLDAYGATVAEVGSTLEPHRLCGYLYQLARAFTAFYDACPVLKADALQRGNRLALCDLTARTLAHGLDLLGIAAPERM from the coding sequence GTGACCCATCCAGGGGTTGTACCGCTGCTCGACCGTGTTGCCGACGCCGTCTCCGATGCGATCGGCCGCACCCGCCCGGAACTGGCGGGAGCGGACCCGGTGCTCCGACGTTCCGAACGCGCCGACTTCCAGTCCAACGCCGCACTGGCCCTGGCCGAACGCCTCGGGGTCAGGCCCGCCGAGTACGCGACCGAACTCGTCGCGGCGTTGGCACCCGGCACGGATCGGCCGGTGGCGACCGCGGCGGTGTCCGGTCCGGGATTCGTGAACATCACCGTGCCGGATCGGGTGCTGTGGGCGCAGGTCGCCGCCCGACTGGCGGATGTCCGACTCGGGGTGCCCGCGACCGAGCACGGGCGGCGCACGGTGCTCGACTACTCCGCGCCCAATATCGCCAAGGAGATGCACGTCGGGCACCTGCGGACGACGATCATCGGCGACAGCCTGGCTCGGGTACTCGGCTTCCTCGGCGCCGTCGTGATCCGGCAGAACCACCTGGGCGACTGGGGAACTCAGTTCGGCATGCTCATCCAATATCTCGACGAGCACCCCGACGTGCGGTGGCGGCACGACGATGTCGCCGCCGAGGGCACCGCGGTTTCCGCGCTCGACCGGTTGTATCGGGCGGCGCGGGCCGCCTTCGACGCCGATCCGGACTTCGCGGTCCGCTCGCGCGCGCGGGTGGTCGCGTTGCAGGCGGGCGATTCGCGGACCCTGGATCGCTGGCGCGATATCGTCGCCGAATCGGAGCGGGCCTTCGCCGCTATCTACGCGAAGTTGGGCGTACTGCTCACGCCGGACGACTCGGTGGGCGAATCGTTCTACAACCCTCTGCTTTCCGGCGTCGTCGCGGAATTGCTCGAGCAGGGCGTCGCGGTCGACAGCAACGGCGCGACGGTGGTGTTCTCCACCGAGGTCACCGGCCCCGACGATGCGCCGGTGCCGTTGATGGTCCGCAAGAGCGACGGCGGATACGGTTACGACACCACGGATCTGGCGACGATCCGCTACCGCATCGACGCCCTGCACGCGCAGCGGCTGTTGTACGTGACCGATTCCCGGCAGGCGCTGCATTTCCGGCTGATCTTCGAAACGGCCAGGCGCGCAGGGTGGTTGCGCGACGGCATCGAGGCCGAGCACGTCCCCTTCGGCACGGTGCTCGGCCCGGACGGCACACCGTTCAAGACCCGGGCGGGCGGCACCGTGCGGCTGGGCGATCTGCTCGACGACGCCGTCGCGCGGGCCCGCGCGGTGGTCGCGGCGAAGAATCCCGGGCTGACCGACGCCGAATTGGACGCGATCGCAACGCAATCCGGCATCGGCGCGGTCAAGTACGCGGACCTGTCGACCGCACGGGTCAAGGACTACACCTTCGACCTCGACCGGATGGTCGCCTTCACCGGCAACACCGCCGTCTATCTGCAATACGCGCACGCGCGCATCCGATCCCTCCTCGGCAAGGCCGGTGCCCCGGAGCCGGTGGTCGCGATCGACAGCCCACTCGCAGCGGCCGAACGCGCCCTCGTCCTGACGTTGGACGCGTACGGAGCCACCGTCGCCGAGGTCGGCAGCACGCTCGAACCCCATCGCCTGTGTGGCTACCTCTACCAGCTGGCCCGTGCTTTCACGGCGTTCTACGACGCCTGTCCGGTGCTCAAAGCCGATGCGCTGCAACGTGGTAACCGGTTGGCCCTGTGCGACCTCACGGCCCGAACCCTCGCCCACGGTCTGGACCTGCTCGGTATCGCCGCCCCGGAACGGATGTGA
- a CDS encoding lactonase family protein, whose protein sequence is MRDDEIDRRQLLGILGAAAGVGAAFATGALWPAPAAAANTRRAFLGCYTSGDAGGAGIGVAAVDGRSGRLTVERTVAVADPSFLALSPDGRYLYAVNEGSGAGTATAVDLRAAVPKVLNTVAVQGEGPTHLCVSPDGRTVLTANYTSGSVSALAVAADGRLGAVTDVARHRGTGPDPDRQTGPHAHQVVFDPSGRWVLAVDLGVDSVYVYRLAGGELTEHARVTLAPGSGPRHLTFHPNGRTVFLANELDSTVTVCDWRAERGELRPGQSVPADTATGGDRNYPSAPVVSRDGRFLYLANRGHDSIATFAIIGDGLLIPVTTTPCGGKFPRALTLGPDGRRLYAANQKSHTITTLPLDPVTGLPGAATVAAEFPTATCALFR, encoded by the coding sequence GTGCGCGATGACGAAATCGATCGGCGGCAGTTACTCGGCATACTGGGCGCGGCAGCAGGTGTCGGCGCGGCATTCGCGACCGGAGCGCTGTGGCCGGCGCCGGCGGCTGCGGCGAACACTCGTCGCGCCTTCCTCGGTTGCTATACCTCGGGCGACGCGGGCGGCGCCGGGATCGGGGTCGCCGCCGTGGACGGGCGCTCCGGCAGGCTGACCGTCGAGCGCACCGTCGCGGTCGCGGACCCGTCGTTCCTGGCGCTGTCCCCGGACGGGCGCTACCTGTACGCGGTGAACGAGGGATCGGGCGCGGGCACCGCCACCGCCGTGGACCTGCGCGCCGCGGTGCCGAAGGTGCTGAATACCGTTGCGGTACAGGGCGAAGGCCCTACTCACCTGTGCGTCTCGCCGGACGGGCGCACAGTCTTGACCGCGAACTACACCTCGGGCAGTGTCAGCGCGCTGGCGGTCGCCGCGGACGGTCGTCTCGGCGCGGTGACCGACGTGGCCCGGCACCGTGGCACCGGCCCCGATCCCGATCGGCAGACCGGTCCGCACGCACACCAGGTGGTGTTCGACCCGTCCGGGCGCTGGGTGCTCGCGGTCGACCTCGGTGTCGACTCCGTCTACGTCTACCGACTCGCCGGCGGCGAGTTGACCGAGCACGCACGGGTCACGCTGGCACCGGGTAGCGGGCCGCGGCACCTGACCTTTCATCCCAACGGCCGCACCGTCTTTCTCGCCAACGAGCTCGATTCCACTGTGACCGTGTGCGATTGGCGCGCCGAGCGGGGCGAGCTGCGGCCCGGGCAGTCCGTGCCCGCGGACACCGCCACCGGCGGCGACCGCAACTACCCGTCGGCGCCGGTCGTCTCCCGGGACGGGCGCTTCCTCTATCTGGCCAACCGCGGCCACGACAGCATCGCCACCTTCGCGATCATCGGTGACGGACTGCTGATCCCGGTGACCACCACCCCCTGCGGCGGCAAGTTCCCGCGCGCGCTCACCCTCGGCCCCGACGGCCGGCGGCTCTACGCCGCGAACCAGAAGTCCCACACGATCACCACGCTGCCACTCGACCCCGTCACCGGCCTACCCGGCGCCGCCACGGTCGCCGCCGAGTTCCCGACCGCCACCTGCGCCTTGTTCCGCTAG
- a CDS encoding M1 family metallopeptidase, whose translation MRAVPLLVAAALISSTGTAAAAPLTGIGDPNFPNIGSAAYDVSNYSIDLKFDPSSGRLSGSTTITAKAKQDLKAGSAIGFDFLLQTQSVLINNKAAKYTLGKDKLAVTLPANLAVGAEFTTVVAYNDIPSRVANAAGARNWVENPNGALISNEPFSAEWWYPSNDHPTDKATYAVSVLAPENMDVLSNGVETIVTQNIPGWKRHNWLSKNPQMTYATYLAIGKYERGGQGAGTPARPNLTAYATDLDPTVRANAKASIERTPEIVDWLASQLTPYPFESTGGVVDAKMGGFALETQTMPTYTDGFFKRGKNDSVVVHENAHQWFGDSTSVATWKDGWLNEGFASYMEYLWSEKNGTGTAAEIADYAYATSTRINWDVVLTDPGPANVLPAELYSRGALAIQAFRSAIGDDDVFYRMLREWLTKYQFGNAKVADFIEMANAVTGRSTNALFKTWLTDKGKPAYKPSDATFDSGKRGGAPRSAVPAPPKPKAWDDLYAVVTAKQ comes from the coding sequence GTGCGAGCTGTTCCGCTGCTGGTGGCGGCGGCTTTGATCTCGAGTACAGGCACGGCCGCCGCAGCACCGCTGACCGGTATCGGTGATCCCAATTTCCCGAATATCGGCAGCGCCGCATACGACGTTTCCAATTACAGCATCGACCTGAAGTTCGATCCGTCCTCGGGCAGGCTGTCCGGGTCGACGACGATCACGGCGAAAGCCAAGCAGGATTTGAAGGCCGGGTCCGCGATCGGGTTCGACTTCCTTTTGCAGACCCAGTCCGTGCTGATCAACAACAAGGCCGCCAAATACACCCTGGGCAAGGACAAGCTGGCGGTGACGCTGCCCGCCAACCTGGCCGTCGGTGCCGAGTTCACCACGGTGGTCGCCTACAACGACATCCCGTCGCGGGTGGCGAACGCGGCGGGCGCGCGCAACTGGGTGGAGAACCCCAACGGCGCGCTGATCTCCAACGAGCCCTTCTCCGCCGAATGGTGGTACCCGAGCAACGATCACCCGACCGACAAGGCGACCTATGCGGTGTCGGTGCTCGCGCCGGAGAATATGGACGTCCTGTCCAACGGCGTGGAAACCATTGTGACGCAGAACATTCCGGGGTGGAAGCGGCACAACTGGCTCAGCAAGAACCCGCAGATGACCTATGCGACCTACCTGGCGATCGGCAAGTACGAGCGCGGCGGACAGGGCGCGGGCACGCCCGCCCGGCCCAACCTGACCGCCTACGCGACGGATCTGGATCCGACCGTGCGGGCCAACGCCAAGGCCAGCATCGAGCGGACGCCCGAGATCGTCGATTGGCTGGCGAGCCAGCTCACGCCGTACCCGTTCGAATCCACCGGTGGTGTGGTGGACGCGAAGATGGGTGGCTTCGCGCTGGAAACCCAGACCATGCCCACCTACACCGACGGCTTCTTCAAGCGCGGTAAGAACGATTCGGTGGTGGTGCACGAGAACGCGCACCAGTGGTTCGGCGATTCGACCTCGGTGGCGACCTGGAAAGACGGCTGGCTGAACGAAGGTTTCGCCAGCTACATGGAGTACCTGTGGTCGGAGAAGAACGGCACCGGCACCGCGGCGGAAATCGCCGATTACGCCTATGCCACCTCGACCCGGATCAATTGGGATGTCGTGCTGACCGATCCAGGGCCGGCCAATGTGCTGCCCGCCGAGTTGTACAGCCGCGGCGCGCTGGCGATCCAGGCCTTCCGCAGCGCGATCGGTGACGACGACGTCTTCTACCGGATGCTGCGGGAATGGCTGACCAAGTACCAGTTCGGCAATGCCAAGGTCGCGGACTTCATCGAGATGGCCAACGCGGTCACCGGGCGCAGCACCAACGCCTTGTTCAAGACCTGGCTGACCGATAAGGGCAAGCCCGCGTACAAGCCCTCCGACGCGACGTTCGACAGCGGCAAGCGGGGCGGCGCGCCGCGCTCGGCCGTCCCGGCGCCGCCGAAGCCGAAGGCGTGGGACGACCTGTACGCGGTCGTGACCGCCAAGCAGTAG